The DNA window GAAACCATCAAACACAGTCGTTACAGGGGAAGAAGTTAAAGCTGCTACAAGAAACTTTACATTTGAGTTGATTTTGGcgcctctgtggacaaaagcgGTATTGTTTCCATTTTCTCCCTGAAAAAAAGGACACGGCTGTTTGCAGGATGCATCGTGACGAGGTCATGAATCATTTTGTTGCCGTGTGATTAATATGGTTATTTTCTCTGGTTGGGCTCTGACTGTCGTAAATTCCGTGATTCAGTAAATCCGACCCGACCGCAGACAATGAGAAGAGTTTATGGAAAAAGACAATTTGCGTCTCGTTTGCTGTTTTAGGTTATAAAGAGgcaacaatattaaaataagacgGTTTCATAACCCGTTAAAATCTCCTTGTAGGGGCTTTAATCCAAGATGCTGTCAAACACTGAAATCCTACTTTTTAAAGGAACTGTTACGTTAACTTCCCAAactaaatcatttatttgtttttggatCAAAGTGAAATCCAGGTCTAAAGCCCCTCCTGCATGAAAAGGTGAAGGTCtcaacaaattaattaattttaaatcaaTGATTGTTGCCTCAGGACGCGCTCACACCTGCTCCAACACCCGTCCACCCACCCAGCGAGGGAGGTGGTCATCATCAGTTACTATCAGAGGAGCATGTCCTTTTATTTCAGAGCCTGACTTCCTCCGGCCTTTCGGAGTTCCTCATATGAGCGCAGCAGTTAATGAGGGAAATACCCAAAGTTAAACCGAGCAtgggagagaagggggggggggggtggcggCTGGGGGAGGACCGGAGAGACTGGAacgtgagaaaaaaaagaaagaaaaagtatcaggagaaagaaaagagagagatgacaaGAAGTGGCAGAGTGGTTTTTTCTCTTCCCTGGAGGACGGAGACTGTGCTGTGGCTGTGTGGGTCTCTGGCGTGATGATTTGAGACAGACAATAGAAATCACATTGCCAGGGATTACTACACTGCCACGGTGTCCActtcaggagctggaggagcaggacaCGTTCTGTAGGTACCTGTAGTGTTCCTGTTCTTTTAAACGTTTAGAGGAGGAACTGTTCTGAGGAAAGATGTTTGAGCCGTGTGGTTTCTGATCAGGTGCAGAGCTTAGTCGACTGCTGAACAGGGAGTCTAAGCAATTTGTTCACAGTGGCTAAGTTCTTCACTTGCACAGAGATAATGAGGacgtcacattttaaatgatcttATCGAACAACTCTCGTCCTGCGTGAAACTAAGTCAGAAGATTCTTTGCTCAAACTGAAGAATGTAAGAATATTGGGATTTCTCTTTTAATGGAAACTTGTGTTTATGCTCTTGTTGTCATTAAAGGAGAGGGTTGGTTATATTCTGTATTTCTTACTGTGAACAAGTAGATTCAAATTAATGACTTGATCTCACTAACAAGTATCGTCTGTATCGCCAAGATCTGATGCAGTGCATTTTATTCCTCTGACCCACACAGCTCCACTGTTCCGAAATtcttgaaaacacatcagtgagtcAGACTGGTCACATGTCCCTTCATTTCcatgaacacgcacacacacacacacacacacacacacacagacacacactcacacacagacacacacacagtagtccAACAAATTACACCTcgtcattttatattttgtagaGGAAAAAGTAAATTAGGGAGAAAAGTCTCCTACTACACCTCTTTCTATGCTTTTGGAGATTATTGCTTAAGAATAAACATAAAGATTATGGATTATAATAGAACAAATACAGTGTTTTGCAAATTAATACACAAACAGGATTAAAAGTTTGTGTGAGATTTCTTTACTGTGTATTTAGATTTACTGTCAAACTATTAAATAGAAGCACGGCTCAGTTTCACACTGACCTGAGTCGAAGGTGACACCTCAACACCAGTGACTGGGTCTGAAAGttagcaaaaaataaaaaagaagaaaccagGCTTAATAACAGTCAATGTCTTAATCTGCACATCTGGATAAAGTGGAAGTTATCCTCCTCTAACCTCATGTCGGCCTCTCACGGCTTCAGAAAACTCTCGAGTTCTTGATTACCTGCATTTATCTGATGCTTATCTGATGTTTTCCAACTTTTCTCCTTTATGAGAAATCCTACTTTGTGATGTTGCCAGCTGCGTCGTGTTTACTTTTCCTTCGGGCTgatgtttataataataataatgttattatgtAAAATGAGCTCACTGGAAATAAAACTGTTGCCTGCAAGTAATTacggaaaaaggaaaaatctgaTTCCCACTTAGCACATGTGCAAGTTCCTGAAGCGTGGTTTGTGAGCGTTTGTGTGAGGAAACACGTGGCCTCCCTCCTGTGCCTCCTGAGCTGACAGCAGTTTGATCAGACACTGGCTCAGTTCAGCAGGAACAGGAGTCAAGTCAACACACAACATTAGGTCATTCCTATGAAGTAAATGAAGTAAATGAAGTATATGAAGTATatgaagtacacacacacttgtcacaCATGTGGATGTTGATGATGTGAacacttctgctgctgctgactgtgcttgttgttttttattgattgaGAAACTGTGAACTTCAAATTGCTCCTCAGGGTTAAATAAAGTGGTTTGAATTGAAGTGAATTGAATAAATGTGTCTCTCGGTGCAGGTGGAGTTGATGATGGGTGTTTTCTGCCCTCTGCAGGTGACAGGGAGAAACTACAAATAAACAACTGGATGGACGCTGGATATAGTTTGTTAAAGTTTGGATTTCAACCTCTCGTCTAAAACTTTATActtaattattcatattattattgttgttagtgattattgttattgttgttgttgtgtgtttttgttattgttgttattaaagAGGTGATTATGAATTTATTGAGCCTAACGAAGCTGTAAACACGCAGTACCACACCCTCACCGATAGAGGGCAGACGTTTTCCTAAGAATCCAACCAGAGTGCTGAGAATCCCACGAAGAAGAGAAACCCGGAACAACAACATCCGGCCTGAAGTGGCTCAgtgtgaaaaagagaaactttCAACATGAGAAACTAAAGTGAGACTCGCCGACATGTTGCGTGTGGAGGCGCTGGAGCCGCAGCTGCGTGCGGTGATGGAGACTCTGGTGGAGGCGGCGGTGACGGAGCTCCGCagactgatggaggaggagcgggCCAACGTCCGGACCGCAGCCGCTCTGCAGCGCTCCGCTCCGGCTGCggtgaagagggaggaggagggggaggaagaagtGAGTCCTCAGAGGCAGAAGTTTATtggagacacacaacacacacacacacacacacacacacacatatatataaatacatatatacacactcacagcatGTTTCTGTAGAGAATCTTCCTCCCACCTCATGGTTTGTACTTCTCTTCATCTCCCCAAGTCTCTACAGAGCCAGTTTGCAGCGCTCATGGAAACATGGACCAAAGCTGCCGTGGAGAAAATTTTGACCATTCTGAAAGTGTCCATGTGTGAAGCTGAGGAAGAACCAGAGCTGAACGACAAGAGCAATCAGTCAAACGTGAAGCCGACAGCAAGTGCGTTTTCTGACACAGCTCAAGTGGCCACGAAATGTTCATTCTCTGTATAATAAACAAAAGTTTAATGCTCTTTTTAAAAATTACAGAATCGTCAACCAGAAGAAGCAAAACGGAGCGAGGACGTGAACcagcaaaaagaaagaagagtgagagagtgaatcACAGAGGTCTGATTTCTGTTTtgaaatacagaaagaaaataaaaagttcagtTCTGTCACTTATCAGACTTTAAAGTCCCACGTTGTTActaagttttctttttgtttcagcgGATGCAGCCTCACATGAAGTCAGAACCTCTGGATCCCAGTTTGAACCTGACGACTTGTTAACAGAGCTCAGTTCAGAGCAGGCCCCAGAGTTGGCCCCTGACGTCAGCGAGGACGCTTCTACATCCAAGATCACAAAGAAGAAGACGACTGGATCGTTCAAATGTCCTTCATGTGACAAGACGTTCGCTCTGAAGTGTTTGATGGAAAGACACCACCGCACTCACTCCAAGCCTCACCTCTGCTCACAGTGTGGCAAACGTTTTTCGGTACTCGCCGGGCTCATCGCACATTCGCGACGCCACACCGGAGAGAAGCTTTATAAATGCTCAGACTGCGAAACAGAGTTCGCTTACAAATCCACCTTTGTGAGACACATGCGTCAGCACAGCCAGAACTCACCAAACACCGTCATGTGCACGCTGTGTGAGAACCACTTCAATGGTACGCTGGCGTTTCAGCGGCACCGGTGTTTTGCCCTGAATAAGACGTTTGTTTGCTCCCTTTGTCCAGAGACATTCGAGTGCAGACAAAGTTTGGCCGATCATGAGAATCTACATTCAGGAGTCAGagattttgtgtgtgaaatgtgtggcGAGAGTTTCCTCTCGTCCTCGTCTCTGATCAGTCACCGGGTGACTCACATGGAGAAGGAGACCTGCTGCGACCAGCTCGGCCTCGGATGCAGCGACCTGAGCATCCTCAGACTTCCcctgaacaaacacactggaGAAAAGCTTTTCACCTGCGAGGTTTGCGGTAAAGGCCTCAGCCACCAGAGCGCCCTGAAGCACCACATGCTGACCCACACGGGGGAGAGGTCGTACGTCTGCGAGATGTGCGGCAAGCGCTGTAGCCACGCCAGCGCGCTTCAGAACCACATGAGGATCCACACGGGGAGGAAACCGGGGCAGCTGTCGGTCTGCAACGTGTGCGGGAAAGAATTCAGCCGCACGACGAGACTCAAATATCACATGAGCGTCCACACGGGGGAGAAGCCTTACTTCTGcgatcagtgtgataaaaagtTCAGCAACCCCAGCAATCTGAAGTTACACATGAGGACTCACTCCGGGGAGAAGATGTACGGCTGCAACATCTGCGGCAGGAAGTTCACTCACGCCAACAGCCTGAAGGTGCACAGGCTGATCCACACCGGAGAGCGGCCGTATCGCTGCGGGGTCTGCGGGAAAGAATTCACCAAAGGCAGCGACTTCAGGAGACATCAGAGGGCTCACCAgtcagagggagcaggagaCGGAGTGTCAATGAAAACCTGAAACGTTTCACTGAACACTGAGAGACATTTTTTATATACACACAGGAAACTGCTCAATGTGAAGAAAGACACTGTGAGACAGAAGAAACTTGTCGACTGATTTTTATACAGACGTTTCTATCACCAGGTGTATTGGTCACTTTGGATTTTCCCCCTCACGCTCTTATTGTATAAAGTattatctttgttttgtgttttgatttatattgagctgtatttttataaatatatttgttttcatttttcttatttgatatttttctaTTACATTGCTCTTATAGCTGAGCCCCGAGCCGTTCCTCTCATCTAACTCTTGAACTGTCGACCGTGTTACACAAACTAAACTTGAGCTGGTATTTCATTGTAGATCGATCAACGACACTGTGagtttaaatgtcatttattatatttacctTATTTTCTTCTCAGTTGAGTTTCTACTTTAGAGAATTACCCCCAGATCACAACAGTGGTTGTTGACactgtgatttttttaacacaaagaCTTCAtgtgaagatggacgacatgacaacttcccaaaagtgaaaccaaagcctCTTGAGTGTCCATATACTTATGTCAATGTATTGTATACCATTGTAGAACATTATTATTGCTCCTGGGAAGCAAAAAACAATTCAGTTCATTATTTTATAGATTAACTAATAAATTAATGAGAACACAATTATAAAGTCACCAAGTTTGTTTAACATATTTGTCTTAAGCAGtagctttgttttttattccactTGATTGGTTTTTACTGCAATCGCACAATTTCCTCACATGTGGCTAATTTGCTTTGTCGTTTAGCAAAAGAAGCGGACGAGGGGGTAAAAGAGGCCGATAAAGAAAACAGACGACCTAAAGCAATTAACTCTTCGTCCTTCGTGTAAAAAGTAGTGAGGAGGAACAGACTCGgagtcacagtcacacaaacagctcAGTTTGTTGATTTTCTCAGAGAGAGAGTTTCTACTGGGTTGGAATAAAGACATGAACTTGGAACTTTGATA is part of the Paralichthys olivaceus isolate ysfri-2021 chromosome 18, ASM2471397v2, whole genome shotgun sequence genome and encodes:
- the LOC109642149 gene encoding zinc finger protein 260-like, translated to MLRVEALEPQLRAVMETLVEAAVTELRRLMEEERANVRTAAALQRSAPAAVKREEEGEEESLQSQFAALMETWTKAAVEKILTILKVSMCEAEEEPELNDKSNQSNVKPTAKSSTRRSKTERGREPAKRKKSERVNHRADAASHEVRTSGSQFEPDDLLTELSSEQAPELAPDVSEDASTSKITKKKTTGSFKCPSCDKTFALKCLMERHHRTHSKPHLCSQCGKRFSVLAGLIAHSRRHTGEKLYKCSDCETEFAYKSTFVRHMRQHSQNSPNTVMCTLCENHFNGTLAFQRHRCFALNKTFVCSLCPETFECRQSLADHENLHSGVRDFVCEMCGESFLSSSSLISHRVTHMEKETCCDQLGLGCSDLSILRLPLNKHTGEKLFTCEVCGKGLSHQSALKHHMLTHTGERSYVCEMCGKRCSHASALQNHMRIHTGRKPGQLSVCNVCGKEFSRTTRLKYHMSVHTGEKPYFCDQCDKKFSNPSNLKLHMRTHSGEKMYGCNICGRKFTHANSLKVHRLIHTGERPYRCGVCGKEFTKGSDFRRHQRAHQSEGAGDGVSMKT